The following DNA comes from Desulfosoma sp..
TCGCCCTGACGGGAGGGATCGCCTCCGGTAAAAGCACGGTGGCTCAAATGCTTCGGGAAAAAGGCGCTGTCGTTTTGGATGCCGATGAAGCAGCCCGCCGGGTGGTGCAACCGGGACAAGCGGCCTGGAAGAAACTCAGAGCGCTTCTCGATGCCGGCTATTTCGATGAGGTCACGGGAGAAATTCACAGGAGAAAACTTCGCGAACGTATTATCTGCGACGATAATCTCCGTGCCCAAGTGAATGCCGCTGTGCACCCTGCAGTGATGGAAACCATGGAAGCGGAGTGGAGAGACTGGTGCGCTCGAGAGCCCCATCGTCTCGTCTTTTTCGACATCCCCTTGCTTTACGAAGCGGGAATGCATGAAGCCTTTGACTGTGTCATCGTGGTCTATGCGGATCCCGAAACACAGATCAGGCGTTTATGTCGCCGTGACGGCGTCTCCCTCGAGGAAGCTCGAAAAACCTTGAATATGCAGTGGCCTATGGATCGGAAAAGGCAACGGGCTCATGTGGTGATTGACAATTCAGGAGACTTGGAAAACACACGCCGACAGGTGGACGCGCTTTGGAAGAACCTTCTGGAAAGGATCCTTTCATGTCAGCAACACACTTCCACATCCACGATGTCGTGATTGTGGGCTCAGGGCTGGCCGGACTCAGAGCGGCTGTGGAAACGGCCGGGCGCCTGAATGTCGCGCTCATCAGCAAAGTTTTTCCCACACGATCTCATTCCGGTGCCGCCCAAGGTGGGATTGCAGCGGCTTTGGGCAATGAAGAGCCGGATTCGTGGGAATGGCACATGTTTGATACCGTCAAAGGCGGAGATTACCTGACGGATCAAGATGCCGCGGAAGTTTTGGCCCAAGATGCAGCTCGCGCCGTTTATGAATTGGAACACATGGGAGTCCCGTTCAACCGAAACCCTGACGGGACTATTGCCCAAAGGGCTTTTGGAGGGCACACGCGCAACTTCGGAGAAGCTCCCGTCAAACGTGCGTGTTATGCGGCGGATCGCACAGGGCGTGTCATTCTGGATACCCTCTACGGCCAATGCCTTCAGAGGGGTTTGCATGTGTATGCGGAGCTTTCCGTCGTGGATCTGGTGGTTCGAGATGGGGTCGTCTGCGGTGTCGTCGCGCTGGATTGGGCCACAGGGGAACTCCATGTGTTTCGCTCCAAAGCCGTTATGCTGGCCACAGGCGGCTTCGGCAAGGTTTTCAAGACCACGTCCAACTGTTTCGCCAACACGGGGGACGGTGTCTTTTTAGTCTTTAACCATGGTTTTCCTTTGCAGGACATGGAATTTGTGCAGTTTCATCCCACAGGCATTTACGGCCTGGGTGTGCTCATCAGTGAAGCGGCTCGAGGCGAAGGCGGCATTTTAAGAAACCGTTACGGGGAACGTTTCATGGAACGGTACGCCCCGACCATCAAGGATCTTGCCGCTCGCGATGTGGTGTCCCGGGCCATCATGAGTGAGATTCAGGAAGGGCGAGGGATCGACGGCCGTGATTTCGTCCATTTGGATTTAACGCATCTGGGAAAAGAAAGGCTTGCTGAGAGACTTTCGGATATTTCCTCTTTTGTCCGCATCTATCTAGGAATTGATCCGGCGGAAGCTCCTATTCCTGTTCAACCGACATGCCATTACATGATGGGAGGGATTCCGACGGATGTGTATGGCCGAGTGTTGGATGTTCAGCAGAAACCTGTTCCCGGCCTGTATGCTGCCGGAGAATGCGCATGTGTGTCGGTGCATGGGGCGAACCGATTGGGATGCAACTCCCTGTTGGATCTTGTGGTCTTTGGACGGCGAGCCGGTCAGGACATGTGTCTTCAAGTCCCGAACATGGACCTTTCGCCTTTACCCAACGGGGCTGAAGAACCTGTTCGAGAACGCCTGACCCGCCTCAAGGAAAGAACACGTGGTGTTCGACCTGCGGTGCTTCGA
Coding sequences within:
- the coaE gene encoding dephospho-CoA kinase (Dephospho-CoA kinase (CoaE) performs the final step in coenzyme A biosynthesis.) codes for the protein MRIALTGGIASGKSTVAQMLREKGAVVLDADEAARRVVQPGQAAWKKLRALLDAGYFDEVTGEIHRRKLRERIICDDNLRAQVNAAVHPAVMETMEAEWRDWCAREPHRLVFFDIPLLYEAGMHEAFDCVIVVYADPETQIRRLCRRDGVSLEEARKTLNMQWPMDRKRQRAHVVIDNSGDLENTRRQVDALWKNLLERILSCQQHTSTSTMS
- the sdhA gene encoding succinate dehydrogenase flavoprotein subunit; its protein translation is MSATHFHIHDVVIVGSGLAGLRAAVETAGRLNVALISKVFPTRSHSGAAQGGIAAALGNEEPDSWEWHMFDTVKGGDYLTDQDAAEVLAQDAARAVYELEHMGVPFNRNPDGTIAQRAFGGHTRNFGEAPVKRACYAADRTGRVILDTLYGQCLQRGLHVYAELSVVDLVVRDGVVCGVVALDWATGELHVFRSKAVMLATGGFGKVFKTTSNCFANTGDGVFLVFNHGFPLQDMEFVQFHPTGIYGLGVLISEAARGEGGILRNRYGERFMERYAPTIKDLAARDVVSRAIMSEIQEGRGIDGRDFVHLDLTHLGKERLAERLSDISSFVRIYLGIDPAEAPIPVQPTCHYMMGGIPTDVYGRVLDVQQKPVPGLYAAGECACVSVHGANRLGCNSLLDLVVFGRRAGQDMCLQVPNMDLSPLPNGAEEPVRERLTRLKERTRGVRPAVLRERMQQEMMERCGVYRNQSGLEKALETIRGLKEEYRNGVYLDYRGDLYNSDLMEALELESLLTLAEVILVSAASRRESRGAHSREDFPERDDEHFLHHTLVFRDEDKIRLSTKPVSVTRFQPKPRVY